One part of the Patescibacteria group bacterium genome encodes these proteins:
- the lepB gene encoding signal peptidase I, whose translation MFKRFFIFLWEFVKVAAISLAIIIPVRYFLIQPFYVKGASMEPNFHDREYLIIDEISYRFQEPQRGEIIVFRYPMDPQEYFIKRLIGLPGESVQVKDGEVHIYNQANPDGFVLKENYLPADLGTYSASDAKISLGPDEYFVLGDNRNASKDSRIFGPLNKSFITGRVYFRGYPFNKIKVFKDLPQY comes from the coding sequence ATGTTTAAAAGATTTTTTATTTTTTTGTGGGAGTTTGTTAAAGTAGCGGCGATTTCTTTGGCAATTATCATTCCAGTCCGCTATTTTTTAATCCAACCCTTCTACGTCAAAGGCGCTTCCATGGAGCCCAACTTCCACGACCGCGAATATCTGATTATTGATGAGATAAGCTACCGTTTTCAAGAGCCACAAAGAGGTGAAATCATAGTTTTCCGTTACCCCATGGACCCGCAAGAATATTTCATCAAGAGGCTCATCGGTTTGCCGGGCGAAAGCGTGCAGGTGAAAGACGGGGAAGTCCATATTTATAACCAGGCTAACCCTGACGGTTTCGTCCTTAAAGAAAATTATTTGCCAGCTGATTTAGGTACTTATAGCGCTAGCGATGCCAAGATAAGTTTGGGGCCAGATGAATATTTTGTCTTAGGCGACAATCGTAATGCCTCTAAAGACTCTAGGATTTTTGGTCCTTTGAATAAAAGTTTCATCACGGGACGCGTTTATTTTCGCGGTTACCCCTTTAATAAGATAAAAGTTTTTAAAGATTTGCCTCAATATTAA
- the queA gene encoding tRNA preQ1(34) S-adenosylmethionine ribosyltransferase-isomerase QueA: MPLTLSDFNYNLPPGLIAQNPAKPRNHSRLLVLDKRGGDIKHDYFYNIFEYLCPGDVLVVNNSKVFPARLIGKTELGGGQREIFLHHQLNHNRWECLVKGRTKIGLKVNFSGKLQATLTKDRGDGTWEVEFNQSGQKFLDLVDRIGQVPLPPYIKRDGQKNNDKQSYQTVYADEKKRGSVAAPTAGLHFTPALLRKIKKMGVEVLAVTLHVGLGTFATVKSENISEHEMHSELVEMKTLVQKKILKAKSEGRRIVAVGTTSCRTLETWGGKVNEQKKIKSLKDFKVWTNIFIYPPYKFKVVDALITNFHLPKSSLLMLVSALAGKHNIDKAYQAAIKKRYRFFSYGDAMFIR, translated from the coding sequence ATGCCCCTAACTCTCAGCGATTTCAACTACAATCTTCCGCCGGGTTTGATTGCTCAGAATCCGGCTAAGCCGCGCAACCATTCGCGGCTTTTGGTTTTGGATAAAAGAGGCGGTGATATTAAGCATGATTATTTTTATAATATATTTGAATATTTATGCCCCGGCGATGTTTTGGTGGTCAATAATTCTAAAGTTTTTCCAGCCCGTCTTATCGGCAAGACGGAGCTTGGCGGCGGGCAGAGAGAAATATTTTTGCATCATCAGCTTAATCACAACCGTTGGGAGTGTTTAGTAAAGGGGCGAACAAAGATTGGTTTAAAAGTTAATTTTTCCGGAAAGCTGCAAGCGACTTTAACAAAAGATAGAGGCGATGGTACCTGGGAAGTAGAATTCAATCAAAGCGGCCAGAAATTTTTGGATTTAGTCGATCGGATCGGGCAAGTTCCTCTGCCTCCCTATATTAAGAGAGACGGGCAGAAAAATAATGATAAGCAATCTTATCAAACCGTTTATGCCGATGAAAAGAAACGAGGCTCGGTGGCGGCGCCGACAGCCGGCCTTCATTTTACGCCAGCTCTTTTAAGGAAGATTAAAAAGATGGGAGTTGAGGTCTTGGCTGTTACTCTTCATGTCGGTCTGGGGACCTTCGCGACCGTCAAGAGCGAGAATATATCTGAGCATGAAATGCATAGTGAGTTGGTTGAGATGAAGACTCTTGTCCAAAAAAAGATTTTAAAAGCTAAAAGCGAGGGACGGCGGATTGTTGCCGTGGGCACAACTTCGTGCCGGACGCTCGAGACTTGGGGAGGGAAGGTGAATGAACAAAAAAAGATTAAGAGCTTAAAGGATTTTAAGGTTTGGACGAATATTTTCATCTATCCTCCTTATAAGTTTAAAGTTGTTGACGCCTTAATCACTAATTTCCACCTGCCTAAGTCAAGTCTCCTGATGCTGGTGAGCGCTTTAGCGGGCAAGCATAATATTGACAAGGCTTATCAGGCCGCAATTAAGAAGAGATATCGCTTTTTCAGCTATGGAGATGCGATGTTTATTCGCTAA
- the ruvB gene encoding Holliday junction branch migration DNA helicase RuvB: MKIDEERLISPVAKGGEDAFDLSLRPKTLAEYIGQEKIKANLEITIAAAQKRSEPIEHVLLYGAPGLGKTTLAHVIANEIGANIRVTSGPAIEKAGDLAAILTNLAPGDILFIDEIHRLNKTIEEVLYPAMEDYALDIIIGKGPSARTLRLDLPRFTIIGATTMASLLSSPLRDRFGLTHHLNFYEISDIEKIISRSAKILGASIEPQAAINIAQRSRRTPRIANRLLKRVRDYCEVKGDGVISQGLCLEALDMLEVDTLGLDSVDRKLMETIIDKFKGGPVGLNTLAAATGEEMDTIENIYEPYLMQLGFLDRSPRGRIVTDLGYRHLGLKPLGVDKLV; encoded by the coding sequence ATGAAGATAGACGAAGAACGCTTGATTTCACCAGTAGCCAAGGGTGGCGAAGATGCCTTCGATTTGAGCTTGCGCCCTAAAACTTTAGCTGAGTATATTGGTCAAGAAAAAATCAAGGCTAATTTAGAGATTACCATCGCTGCCGCCCAGAAAAGGAGCGAGCCCATCGAACACGTTCTGTTATATGGTGCTCCCGGTTTAGGCAAAACCACCTTGGCTCACGTTATCGCTAACGAAATCGGCGCTAATATCCGCGTTACTTCCGGTCCAGCCATCGAGAAGGCTGGTGACTTAGCAGCTATTTTAACCAACCTGGCTCCAGGCGATATTTTATTCATTGATGAGATTCATCGTTTGAACAAGACAATTGAAGAGGTTCTTTATCCGGCTATGGAAGATTACGCTTTAGATATTATTATCGGCAAAGGTCCGAGCGCCCGGACCCTGAGATTGGACCTGCCTCGTTTTACAATTATCGGCGCCACCACCATGGCCAGCCTATTATCTTCGCCGCTCCGCGACCGTTTTGGTTTGACCCATCATCTTAACTTCTATGAAATAAGCGATATAGAAAAGATTATCAGCCGGAGCGCTAAGATTTTAGGAGCTTCAATTGAACCTCAAGCTGCTATAAATATTGCCCAAAGATCCAGGCGCACACCACGCATCGCTAACCGTCTCCTAAAAAGAGTGCGCGATTATTGCGAAGTTAAAGGTGATGGAGTCATTTCTCAGGGTTTATGCTTAGAGGCGCTGGACATGTTGGAAGTTGATACTTTGGGCCTAGATTCAGTCGATCGCAAATTGATGGAAACCATTATTGATAAATTCAAGGGCGGTCCAGTGGGCCTTAATACTTTAGCGGCGGCTACAGGCGAAGAGATGGATACGATTGAAAATATATATGAACCATATCTGATGCAACTTGGCTTTTTAGACCGTTCGCCTCGAGGCAGAATAGTCACTGATTTAGGCTATAGGCATCTGGGCTTAAAGCCACTTGGCGTGGATAAGTTAGTGTAA
- a CDS encoding ATP-dependent DNA helicase, translating into MADLLANLNHKQRAAVKHTSGPLLVIAGAGTGKTTVLINRLLYLIQEVGLKADEILLTTFTEKAVGELTERADRLLPYGYTDLWIYTFHGLCERLLREHALDIGLNPDFKLLNTTEQWILIKKNLDDFDLNYYRPLGNPTKFIAELIKHFSRLKDEDISAAEYLAYAENLESDRDRRLSGAVKAKKASRAKKISSDDDREETDEIEVERLRELANAFHVYNQLLLKNNFLDFGDLIIYTLKLFRDRPNILQFYQRKFKQIMVDEFQDTNYAQYELMKLLAAGHNNLLVTGDDDQAVYRFRGASIANIMQFKDDYPQAQEVLLTDNYRSNQEILDYAYHFIQNNNPNRLETKLGLDKKIKAKGEKAEKPSSKKSQVSFHNFATETEEASFVSGSIKDIYQADKETAWSDFAILVRSNAIADKFVKELNRHNIPNEFVSLRGLYYKPIILDCLAYLKLLDNYHESSALFRVLNMEVFKVSYPDLITINKFARRKVWSLYETLKNAAAIPEISPESLQNINKLLGMIEKQSTLAVGGKTSRIFLEFVKDSGLLKRLDRDRDVKIYSYLNQFYKKIKKAEEADLDLKLKDFRQMMDLELESGESGSLARDFEDADVVKIMTVHAAKGLEFKYVFLPNLVDKQFPSIHRGEKIELPEPLVREKTTSSSDFHLEEERRLFYVALTRAKDELYLTAAKDYGGAREKKPSKFITEMGIVADSPVNLDVKGSDLIKDLEGLDKIQEESVKLALPDKFSFSQFAAYSSCPLQYKFAFLLKIPAATKNQFIFGQLIHRSLYEFLLPLVSAPQASLFGKDSIPVLKKENLLKLYRDNFSPENWESAGDREKYYREGEKNLALFFDSFLKDSLPQILFLEKSFTIKINKEVIKGTIDRIDKLPDGTCEIADYKTGSPKKTLDYAAKRQLFLYQIVAEELLGLKVSSLAFYYLQDGSKFVFSAKDKDLEKFKLEIREIIEAIKRYDFSPTPDEITCRYCDFNDICEFRKI; encoded by the coding sequence ATGGCCGATTTATTAGCCAATTTAAACCATAAACAACGGGCTGCCGTCAAGCATACCAGCGGCCCTCTTTTGGTTATTGCCGGCGCCGGTACCGGCAAGACCACCGTCTTGATCAACCGTCTCCTATATTTGATTCAAGAGGTCGGTCTCAAAGCCGATGAAATTCTCCTAACTACTTTTACCGAGAAGGCCGTGGGTGAACTAACTGAAAGAGCCGACCGCCTCTTGCCTTATGGCTATACTGATCTTTGGATTTATACTTTCCATGGCTTGTGTGAAAGGCTTCTGCGTGAACATGCTTTAGATATCGGCTTGAATCCGGATTTTAAATTACTAAATACGACCGAACAATGGATATTGATTAAGAAGAATCTCGATGATTTCGATTTGAATTATTATCGCCCTCTCGGCAACCCGACTAAGTTTATCGCCGAACTTATCAAACATTTTTCTCGCCTTAAAGATGAGGATATCTCAGCCGCTGAATATTTGGCATATGCTGAGAATTTAGAATCAGACCGGGATAGGCGTTTAAGCGGAGCGGTTAAAGCCAAAAAAGCCTCGAGGGCAAAAAAAATTAGTTCGGATGACGACAGAGAAGAGACTGATGAAATAGAAGTCGAACGCCTCCGGGAATTAGCGAATGCTTTCCACGTGTATAATCAGTTACTGTTAAAAAATAATTTTTTGGATTTCGGCGACCTAATCATCTACACCCTGAAGCTTTTTCGCGATCGCCCTAATATTCTCCAGTTTTATCAACGGAAGTTCAAGCAAATAATGGTGGATGAATTTCAGGACACTAACTACGCTCAGTATGAATTAATGAAGTTATTGGCCGCTGGTCATAATAACTTGCTAGTCACTGGAGATGATGATCAGGCGGTATATCGTTTCCGCGGAGCCTCAATCGCTAATATCATGCAATTTAAAGATGATTATCCTCAGGCCCAGGAAGTCCTTTTGACTGATAATTACCGCTCTAACCAGGAAATCCTGGATTATGCCTATCATTTTATCCAAAATAATAATCCCAACCGTTTGGAAACTAAATTGGGCTTGGATAAGAAGATTAAGGCAAAGGGCGAGAAGGCGGAAAAACCATCTTCCAAAAAATCCCAGGTTAGTTTCCATAATTTTGCGACGGAAACCGAAGAAGCTTCTTTCGTTTCCGGGAGCATCAAAGACATTTATCAAGCTGATAAAGAGACCGCCTGGTCAGATTTTGCTATTCTGGTCCGCTCTAATGCCATTGCCGATAAATTCGTCAAAGAGTTGAATCGTCATAATATTCCTAATGAGTTCGTATCCTTGCGCGGGCTTTATTACAAACCCATAATCTTGGATTGTTTGGCTTATTTGAAGCTATTAGACAACTATCATGAGTCGTCTGCTTTGTTCAGGGTTCTGAACATGGAGGTCTTTAAAGTTTCTTATCCCGACTTGATTACAATCAACAAGTTTGCCCGGCGTAAGGTCTGGTCTTTATATGAAACTCTAAAGAATGCGGCCGCTATTCCTGAAATTAGCCCTGAATCTCTCCAAAATATCAATAAGCTTCTGGGCATGATAGAGAAGCAATCGACTTTAGCGGTGGGCGGCAAGACATCTCGTATTTTCTTGGAGTTCGTAAAAGATTCCGGCTTATTAAAACGCCTGGATCGCGATCGTGACGTAAAAATTTATTCTTATCTCAATCAGTTCTATAAGAAAATCAAGAAAGCGGAAGAGGCCGACCTGGATTTGAAACTTAAAGACTTCCGACAAATGATGGACTTGGAACTTGAATCCGGCGAAAGCGGTTCTTTGGCGCGTGATTTTGAAGATGCTGATGTCGTTAAGATAATGACCGTCCACGCCGCTAAAGGTTTGGAATTCAAATACGTCTTTCTGCCTAATTTAGTTGATAAGCAGTTTCCAAGCATCCATCGCGGAGAGAAGATTGAGTTACCGGAGCCTTTAGTGAGAGAAAAGACAACAAGCAGCAGTGATTTTCATCTGGAAGAAGAGCGCCGTCTCTTCTATGTCGCCTTAACCAGAGCTAAAGACGAACTTTATCTGACAGCCGCCAAAGATTATGGCGGGGCTCGGGAGAAAAAACCCTCAAAATTCATCACTGAGATGGGAATAGTCGCAGATAGCCCAGTTAACTTAGATGTTAAAGGTAGCGATTTAATAAAAGATTTGGAAGGCTTGGATAAAATTCAAGAAGAAAGCGTCAAATTAGCTCTGCCTGATAAGTTTTCTTTTTCCCAGTTTGCTGCTTATAGCTCTTGCCCCTTACAATATAAATTCGCTTTCCTCCTCAAGATTCCGGCCGCTACCAAGAATCAGTTTATTTTTGGCCAGCTTATCCATCGCAGCCTTTATGAATTCTTGTTGCCGCTGGTCAGCGCGCCTCAGGCTAGTTTGTTCGGGAAAGATTCTATTCCGGTATTAAAAAAAGAAAACCTGCTCAAGCTTTATCGGGATAATTTTAGCCCCGAGAATTGGGAAAGCGCCGGGGATAGAGAAAAATATTATCGGGAAGGTGAAAAAAATCTCGCCTTATTCTTCGATAGTTTTCTGAAAGACTCTTTACCGCAGATATTATTTTTAGAGAAAAGCTTTACGATCAAGATTAATAAGGAAGTCATTAAGGGAACGATTGACCGGATTGATAAATTACCTGATGGCACTTGTGAGATTGCTGATTATAAGACGGGTAGCCCGAAAAAGACCTTGGACTATGCGGCTAAACGCCAGCTGTTCTTGTATCAGATAGTCGCCGAAGAGCTTTTAGGCCTAAAAGTCTCCTCGCTGGCCTTCTATTATTTACAGGATGGCAGCAAATTTGTTTTTAGCGCTAAAGATAAGGATCTGGAAAAGTTCAAGCTAGAGATAAGGGAGATTATCGAGGCAATTAAGAGATATGATTTTTCCCCGACCCCGGATGAGATTACTTGTCGCTATTGTGACTTTAATGACATTTGTGAATTTAGGAAGATTTAA
- a CDS encoding pitrilysin family protein, translating to MNNYKLKRLANGLPIISLPVPSMKTATILVMFKTGSKYEDRRTSGLSHFLEHMFFKGTEKYPDTLSLSSALDEIGAEYNAFTSKEYTGYFIKTASAKMPVAVNIIHELLEKSKFDATEIEREKGVIIEEFNMYQDNPLMLIEDILEECLYGDTPAGWSTIGTKKTIKSFKRQDFIDYFKRQYGSKSMYILLAGAWPKDLDRKLRQLFESVKRNKWQDKPLIKDKQNAPQVKVHYKKTDQVTLSLAVRAFPDGDPDESALGILSIILGGSMSSRLFINLRERQGLAYHVRTMTELSSDAGYLTTRAGVPLLKLEQSIKTILGEYKKISLEAVPAKELKKAKDFYVSHLTMQLESSDDIASFYGRQVIMPSPVVKPSEMIRKIKAVKAEDIKRVAKRIFISRHLNLALIGDIKNPARLKKILHF from the coding sequence ATGAATAACTATAAGTTAAAAAGGCTGGCTAATGGCTTGCCCATCATCAGTTTGCCGGTACCGAGCATGAAGACGGCGACGATTTTGGTGATGTTTAAGACAGGTTCGAAATATGAAGACCGCCGGACTAGCGGTTTGTCCCATTTTTTAGAGCACATGTTCTTCAAGGGAACGGAAAAATACCCGGACACCCTCTCTTTATCTAGCGCTTTGGATGAAATCGGTGCAGAGTATAACGCTTTCACTAGTAAGGAATATACCGGTTATTTCATTAAGACGGCGAGTGCCAAGATGCCGGTAGCGGTTAATATCATTCACGAGCTGCTGGAGAAATCTAAATTTGACGCCACGGAAATCGAACGGGAAAAGGGTGTGATAATCGAGGAATTCAATATGTACCAAGATAATCCCTTGATGTTGATCGAGGATATCTTGGAAGAATGCCTTTATGGCGATACGCCCGCTGGTTGGTCGACTATCGGCACCAAGAAAACGATTAAGAGTTTCAAGCGCCAGGATTTTATAGATTACTTTAAGCGTCAATATGGATCTAAGTCCATGTACATTCTTTTAGCCGGCGCTTGGCCTAAAGATTTGGACCGTAAATTGAGGCAATTATTTGAATCGGTTAAGAGGAATAAATGGCAAGATAAGCCGCTTATCAAAGATAAACAAAATGCCCCGCAGGTTAAGGTACATTATAAGAAAACAGACCAGGTTACCCTGTCTCTAGCGGTGCGTGCCTTCCCGGATGGCGACCCAGACGAATCAGCCCTAGGTATTTTAAGTATTATCTTGGGCGGCTCAATGAGTTCCCGCTTGTTCATTAATTTGCGTGAACGGCAAGGCTTAGCCTATCATGTCCGCACCATGACCGAACTCAGCTCTGACGCCGGTTATCTGACTACTCGCGCCGGCGTACCTTTACTGAAATTAGAGCAGTCTATCAAGACGATCTTGGGAGAGTATAAAAAAATCAGCTTAGAGGCGGTGCCTGCCAAAGAGTTAAAGAAGGCGAAAGATTTCTATGTCAGCCACCTGACCATGCAGCTGGAATCATCCGATGATATCGCTAGTTTCTATGGTCGCCAGGTTATTATGCCAAGTCCTGTAGTTAAGCCTTCCGAAATGATCAGAAAAATCAAAGCGGTTAAAGCCGAGGACATAAAGCGTGTCGCCAAGAGGATCTTTATCAGTCGCCACTTAAATCTGGCTCTGATCGGTGACATCAAAAATCCGGCCAGGCTCAAGAAGATATTGCATTTTTAG
- the radC gene encoding DNA repair protein RadC, with the protein MAYKIKDRDFVLKSEDKLLRQYKISRIKDLPDSEKPREKLLDSGPGALSAAELLAVVLGVGTKKEEVFSMSSRLLREYGEKAIVHQKDPKAIAKELKIPEIKACQIVACFELGRRFFLKTPGGSITIRNASQAFSHLKDMGLLQKEQFRGLYLNSRYQLVHDEVISLGTLTSSLVHPREVFKPALEYSAVAVIIAHNHPSGSLKATRADQEITSQLIEAGKILEIEILDHLIIAKNKFISIL; encoded by the coding sequence ATGGCTTATAAAATCAAAGACCGGGATTTCGTCTTGAAATCAGAAGACAAACTACTACGGCAATATAAGATTAGTCGGATTAAGGATTTGCCAGACAGCGAAAAACCTCGGGAAAAATTACTCGATAGCGGTCCAGGCGCCCTATCAGCCGCCGAACTCTTGGCGGTAGTCTTAGGCGTCGGCACCAAAAAGGAAGAAGTTTTTTCCATGTCTTCCCGTTTATTGAGAGAGTATGGAGAAAAAGCTATAGTCCACCAAAAAGATCCCAAGGCGATCGCCAAGGAATTAAAAATCCCAGAAATCAAAGCCTGTCAGATTGTCGCTTGTTTTGAATTAGGCCGACGCTTTTTCCTGAAAACTCCAGGCGGTTCAATCACGATTCGTAATGCCTCTCAAGCTTTTTCCCACCTCAAAGATATGGGCCTGCTCCAGAAAGAGCAATTCCGCGGTTTATACCTTAACAGTCGCTATCAGTTAGTACACGATGAAGTAATTTCTCTGGGCACTCTGACGTCCAGCTTAGTCCACCCTCGGGAAGTCTTTAAGCCGGCGTTAGAATACTCAGCGGTAGCGGTGATTATCGCTCACAACCACCCCTCCGGCAGCCTCAAGGCTACTAGAGCTGACCAAGAAATCACCAGCCAATTGATTGAAGCGGGCAAAATATTAGAAATAGAAATTTTGGACCACTTAATCATCGCTAAAAATAAATTTATTAGCATCCTTTAG
- a CDS encoding O-antigen ligase family protein: MGALKRIIVYLSYLAVFLLPWQTKLILRPSFSNYNEISLYVWESVLVILLLCFAVYKLKYGQIRWKLSIKGIGLPVYLLLAWNLFTLISIFFASDKLLAWNYYLLFILGIGLWLFFQDKGINLSRFKIVVGLLASLSLQAILAISQFLLQTTWACKYLGLSFHDSGLPGASVVESSFGRWLRAYGGFDHPNILGGVMVFVLLLSAYYIINLPDRGSKSRWRSSLFFWLAYFLGLSALLFSFSRAALLAYLAAMFIFAVFYITKKAWNNLAKLAALAFLSLVLCGALCFPFREIWFNRWQASGRLEEKSINERQTYLYQAANLIRQRPYFGIGRGNYVANLGDEESYPQPVHNVFILAWAEIGVFGFAAFALWLFYSLKKTSATEVGAGFIVALAVLMFFDHWLWSLPFGIIFFWLVLALIW; this comes from the coding sequence ATGGGAGCGCTTAAGAGAATCATTGTCTATCTAAGCTATTTAGCAGTTTTTCTTTTGCCTTGGCAAACTAAATTAATTTTGCGTCCTAGCTTCTCTAATTATAACGAGATTAGCTTGTATGTTTGGGAATCTGTTCTGGTTATTTTATTGCTTTGTTTTGCTGTTTATAAATTGAAATACGGACAGATTAGATGGAAACTATCAATCAAGGGAATTGGTTTGCCGGTTTATTTACTATTAGCTTGGAATCTATTTACTTTAATTTCTATTTTTTTCGCGTCTGATAAGCTCTTAGCTTGGAATTATTATCTTTTGTTCATTTTAGGAATCGGGTTATGGTTATTTTTTCAGGATAAGGGGATAAATCTAAGCCGTTTTAAGATAGTCGTCGGTCTCTTAGCTAGTTTAAGCTTGCAAGCGATCTTAGCTATCAGTCAGTTTTTATTACAGACTACTTGGGCCTGCAAATACCTCGGTTTGAGTTTCCATGACTCTGGATTACCGGGGGCTTCTGTTGTTGAAAGCTCCTTCGGCCGTTGGTTGAGGGCTTATGGTGGCTTCGATCATCCTAATATTCTGGGCGGAGTCATGGTATTTGTCTTATTGCTGTCAGCTTACTATATCATCAATTTGCCTGACCGGGGCAGTAAAAGCCGGTGGCGCTCCAGTCTTTTCTTTTGGCTGGCCTATTTCCTGGGCTTAAGCGCCTTATTATTTTCTTTTTCTCGGGCGGCGCTTTTAGCTTATCTAGCCGCCATGTTTATATTCGCCGTTTTTTATATCACCAAGAAAGCCTGGAATAATCTGGCTAAGTTGGCCGCCTTAGCTTTCTTGTCCTTGGTTTTATGCGGGGCTCTCTGTTTTCCTTTTAGGGAAATCTGGTTTAACCGCTGGCAGGCCTCAGGGCGCTTGGAAGAAAAATCAATTAATGAAAGGCAGACATATTTATATCAAGCCGCTAATCTGATCAGGCAGCGACCTTACTTCGGAATCGGGCGCGGTAATTACGTGGCTAATTTAGGGGATGAAGAATCCTATCCGCAACCAGTCCATAATGTTTTTATTTTAGCTTGGGCGGAAATCGGCGTGTTCGGCTTTGCGGCCTTCGCACTTTGGTTGTTTTATAGCTTGAAAAAAACCAGCGCGACTGAAGTTGGCGCTGGTTTTATTGTGGCTTTAGCGGTACTCATGTTTTTTGATCATTGGCTTTGGAGCCTGCCTTTTGGTATTATCTTTTTTTGGCTAGTTTTAGCTTTGATTTGGTAA
- a CDS encoding DNA recombination protein RmuC, with amino-acid sequence MEASFILFSLLILGIVVIIFLLLRKQGSGDTEKLVVLAEKLNQLNEQNRELRQELDRKLSETHKASQAQFGQTTQIIQSITGQSAKLISEVTEKLTKLDETNKQVVNFSAQLQNLQDILKNPKQRGVLGEYFLEETLKNVLPPNSYEMQYKLGKDERSGKDLIVDAVVFVKDKLIPIDAKFSLENYERILDAKDRETREKLEQNFKQDLKNRIDETSKYILPGKKTMEFAFMFIPSEAIYYDLLINKVGAVKVNTRDLIEYAYRDKKVIIVSPTSFLAYLQTVLQGLKAMKIEESAKEIKANIEKLGKHMLSYEEFLKKLGLSMSTTVNHYNNAYLEFRKMDKDIMKITGGDSRVEALQIERPKGQ; translated from the coding sequence ATGGAAGCAAGCTTTATATTATTCAGTCTTTTGATCCTGGGTATTGTCGTTATTATTTTTTTATTGCTACGTAAGCAGGGCAGCGGGGATACTGAAAAATTAGTTGTTCTAGCAGAGAAGCTTAATCAGCTTAATGAACAGAATCGGGAATTACGCCAAGAGTTAGATCGCAAGTTATCGGAAACGCATAAGGCGAGCCAAGCACAATTCGGGCAGACAACCCAGATCATTCAGAGTATTACTGGTCAGTCAGCTAAACTAATATCGGAAGTGACCGAGAAGTTGACCAAATTAGATGAGACTAACAAACAGGTGGTTAATTTTTCCGCTCAGCTTCAGAATTTGCAGGATATTCTCAAGAACCCGAAACAGCGAGGAGTCCTGGGGGAATATTTTTTAGAAGAAACCCTAAAGAATGTCCTGCCGCCTAATTCGTATGAGATGCAGTATAAATTAGGCAAGGATGAACGCAGCGGCAAGGACTTGATAGTGGATGCAGTCGTTTTTGTTAAAGACAAGCTTATTCCGATCGACGCTAAGTTTTCTCTGGAGAATTATGAGAGGATCCTAGACGCGAAAGATAGGGAGACTAGAGAAAAATTAGAGCAGAATTTCAAGCAAGACTTGAAAAACCGGATCGATGAAACTTCGAAGTATATACTACCAGGCAAAAAAACCATGGAATTCGCTTTCATGTTCATACCATCCGAGGCGATTTACTATGACTTATTGATCAATAAGGTTGGCGCGGTCAAAGTTAACACGAGAGATCTGATCGAGTACGCCTATCGCGACAAAAAAGTTATTATCGTTTCTCCGACTTCTTTCCTAGCATATCTGCAGACTGTTTTACAGGGTTTGAAAGCTATGAAGATAGAAGAGAGCGCTAAGGAGATAAAGGCTAATATCGAAAAATTAGGGAAGCACATGCTGAGCTACGAGGAATTCTTGAAAAAATTAGGTCTGAGCATGTCTACCACGGTTAATCATTATAATAACGCTTACCTGGAATTCCGAAAGATGGATAAGGATATCATGAAAATAACTGGAGGAGACAGCCGGGTCGAAGCCCTGCAGATTGAAAGGCCTAAAGGGCAGTAG
- the mscL gene encoding large-conductance mechanosensitive channel protein MscL has translation MKFIKEFKAFIMRGNVVDLAVAVVVGGAFGKIVSSLVADIVMPLLGLLIGGVNFTDIKVSLKAATNSHPAIIMNLGVFLQNIFDFLVISAAIFIAIKLLMRLRRLKPEPEAPAKEPELSKQEKLLTEIRDLLKK, from the coding sequence ATGAAATTCATTAAGGAGTTCAAGGCCTTTATAATGCGGGGTAACGTGGTTGATCTGGCCGTGGCAGTCGTTGTCGGTGGCGCTTTCGGCAAGATCGTTTCCTCTTTAGTAGCTGACATCGTCATGCCGCTTTTGGGCTTATTGATCGGTGGGGTTAATTTCACCGATATTAAAGTTTCCCTCAAAGCTGCCACTAACAGTCACCCGGCAATTATTATGAATTTAGGTGTTTTCCTGCAGAATATTTTCGACTTCCTAGTGATTTCAGCGGCCATTTTCATCGCCATCAAACTGCTAATGAGATTGAGGCGCTTGAAACCAGAGCCCGAGGCCCCGGCCAAGGAACCGGAATTAAGCAAACAAGAAAAGTTATTGACTGAAATTAGAGATTTACTGAAGAAATAG